A single Candoia aspera isolate rCanAsp1 chromosome 9, rCanAsp1.hap2, whole genome shotgun sequence DNA region contains:
- the TIMM8B gene encoding mitochondrial import inner membrane translocase subunit Tim8 B, whose protein sequence is MAAELGQEAEVSELQRLVAAEEQRARLTAQVHSFMEVCWEKCVDKPGSKLDSRTETCLANCVNRFIDTTLSVTSRFAQLMQKGGH, encoded by the exons ATGGCGGCCGAGCTGGGGCAGGAGGCCGAGGTCTCGGAGCTGCAGCGGCTGGTGGCGGCCGAGGAGCAGCGGGCGCGCCTCACCGCCCAG GTCCACAGCTTCATGGAGGTCTGCTGGGAGAAGTGCGTGGACAAGCCCGGCTCCAAGCTGGACTCCCGGACGGAGACCTGCCTGGCCAACTGCGTCAACCGCTTCATCGACACCACCCTGTCCGTCACCAGCCGCTTCGCGCAGCTCATGCAGAAGGGCGGCCACTGA